One genomic segment of Pandoraea sputorum includes these proteins:
- a CDS encoding endonuclease/exonuclease/phosphatase family protein — protein sequence MNSLHIASYNIHKGFSAFNRLRVHELRAGLEGLAPDLVFLQEVQGMHQRHAVRHTNWPVQPQHEFLAGAMWRDHAYGRNVVYEHGHHGNAILSRYPIVKSDNHDITTYSFEKRGMLHCEIAVPGLTQPLHCLCVHLSLAGQGRRRQFEMLTERVADAIPADAPLIIAGDFNDWSNQADRLLAEKLALTEVFQNSAGRPARSFPSGLPLLRLDRIYARGFHIEGAQVLHGRPWSRISDHAPISARLVPSDTEKDMNGSSLPSFNPRSPQ from the coding sequence ATGAATAGTCTGCATATTGCGAGTTACAACATCCACAAGGGCTTTTCCGCGTTCAACCGCTTGCGCGTTCACGAACTGCGTGCGGGGCTGGAGGGGCTCGCACCGGATCTCGTCTTCCTGCAGGAAGTGCAGGGCATGCATCAACGCCACGCGGTGCGTCACACTAACTGGCCGGTACAACCGCAGCACGAGTTTCTGGCGGGCGCGATGTGGCGCGATCATGCTTACGGACGCAATGTTGTCTATGAGCACGGGCACCACGGCAATGCGATTTTGAGTCGTTATCCGATCGTCAAATCGGACAATCACGACATCACGACCTATAGTTTCGAGAAGCGCGGCATGCTTCATTGCGAAATCGCCGTGCCGGGGCTGACCCAGCCGCTGCATTGTCTCTGCGTACATTTGTCGCTCGCAGGGCAGGGACGCCGGCGTCAGTTCGAAATGTTGACGGAGCGGGTGGCCGATGCCATTCCTGCGGATGCGCCGCTGATCATCGCGGGCGATTTCAACGACTGGAGCAATCAGGCAGACCGTTTGCTGGCCGAGAAGCTGGCGTTGACGGAGGTGTTTCAGAACAGTGCCGGACGTCCGGCACGCAGTTTTCCGAGTGGATTGCCGCTGTTGCGACTTGACCGCATCTACGCACGCGGCTTTCATATCGAAGGGGCGCAAGTCTTGCATGGGCGCCCCTGGTCGCGGATTTCCGATCATGCGCCGATCAGTGCCCGACTCGTGCCGTCGGATACCGAGAAGGACATGAACGGTTCCTCTCTCCCGTCGTTCAACCCTCGTTCCCCCCAGTGA
- a CDS encoding DUF3563 family protein: MFAALFEVVNTWFETAERRRREAFLAESKDIIELEQRIRALETAGY, encoded by the coding sequence ATGTTTGCCGCCCTGTTTGAAGTCGTGAACACTTGGTTCGAAACTGCTGAGCGCCGTCGTCGTGAAGCATTCCTGGCTGAGTCGAAGGACATCATTGAGCTGGAACAACGTATCCGCGCGCTCGAAACCGCCGGTTACTAA
- a CDS encoding TonB-dependent receptor: protein MSLASRSSRFARVSRAGIVAPSASPWPSLCPIVVASALSFGTVVFGGNAMAQSAQSGDAAGAAQAGAQSPVALPTVTVQGDREQSPNDTQPAYVGGQVARGMSFGVLGNQSTLDVPFSMSAYTSKMIEDQQARTLADVLDNDPSVRMSRGFGNFAQTFVIRGFTLAGDDISLNGLYGITPRQLVSTEALERVELFKGANAFLKGASPGGSSIGGGVNLQLKRADDTPLNRVTIDGSGSGEFGTHIDVGRRFGSEGQFGIRVNQAIRDGETAVDREHSNSRTTSVALDWRGDKLRLSADFLYQKLHIGSGRALYNFSGNVLPQPPAATSNYAQSWSYSTLEDSVGILRAEYDFLPHWTAYVTGGIRHTNENGEYSNPTWKGASSPVTATRLNAPHQEDALSGEVGVRGRFTTGPVSHFFTAGASGTRLDSQSAFTFASAFNTSFVNPPQVAYPTTSSQGGNLNDPQTTALTLLRSVSASDTLGFFNDRILATVGVRHQSIGVNNYGYTGVQSLAYNDAITTPLFGIVVKPWQNVSLFANRSEGLAAGTTAPQGTVNYGQSLPPYRSKQIEFGAKYDTARFGASIAFYQIEKPSAYTNASNVYVADGLERHRGVEASVYGSPVKNVRVIAGVSYINGTLLNQSSAATNGNRPVGVPTFQYNLGAEYDIPWVQGLTLNARWIHTGREYANIANTASIPAWDRFDVGARYATQIYGKSTTFRLSVLNVTNKAYWSSVSSSNYLTLGAPRTFLLSMTTDF from the coding sequence ATGTCGCTCGCTTCCCGTTCTTCCCGTTTTGCCCGAGTCTCTCGCGCTGGCATCGTCGCGCCCAGCGCAAGTCCATGGCCTTCGCTGTGCCCGATTGTCGTCGCGTCGGCGCTGAGCTTCGGCACGGTCGTTTTCGGTGGCAACGCCATGGCGCAGTCCGCTCAGTCAGGCGATGCTGCAGGGGCAGCACAGGCTGGCGCGCAGAGTCCCGTCGCATTGCCGACGGTGACCGTGCAGGGGGATCGGGAGCAGTCGCCGAACGACACGCAGCCAGCGTACGTGGGCGGACAGGTGGCACGCGGTATGAGCTTCGGTGTGCTCGGTAATCAGAGCACGCTCGATGTGCCGTTCAGCATGAGTGCATACACGTCGAAGATGATCGAAGATCAGCAAGCGCGCACGCTTGCCGACGTGCTCGATAACGACCCGTCAGTGCGTATGTCGCGCGGTTTCGGCAACTTCGCACAGACGTTCGTGATTCGCGGCTTCACTTTGGCGGGCGACGATATTTCGCTCAACGGACTCTATGGCATCACACCGCGTCAACTGGTTTCGACCGAAGCGCTCGAACGTGTCGAGCTGTTCAAGGGGGCGAACGCGTTTCTAAAAGGGGCATCGCCGGGCGGTTCGTCCATCGGTGGCGGTGTGAATCTGCAACTGAAGCGGGCAGACGACACCCCGCTTAACCGTGTGACCATCGACGGCAGCGGCTCAGGCGAATTCGGGACGCACATCGACGTCGGCCGCCGTTTCGGTAGTGAGGGTCAGTTTGGCATTCGTGTGAATCAGGCGATTCGTGACGGTGAGACCGCCGTTGACCGGGAGCATTCGAACTCGCGGACGACATCGGTTGCGCTTGACTGGCGCGGCGACAAGTTGCGTCTGTCGGCGGACTTCCTCTATCAGAAGCTGCACATCGGTTCGGGGCGGGCGCTGTACAACTTCTCGGGAAACGTGCTGCCGCAACCGCCGGCTGCGACGTCGAACTACGCGCAGTCGTGGAGCTACTCCACGCTGGAAGATAGCGTCGGTATTCTGCGTGCCGAGTACGATTTCCTGCCGCACTGGACGGCCTACGTCACGGGTGGCATCCGTCATACGAACGAGAACGGGGAGTATTCGAATCCGACGTGGAAGGGCGCGTCGAGCCCTGTGACGGCGACGCGTCTGAATGCACCGCACCAGGAAGATGCGCTCTCTGGTGAAGTGGGCGTGCGCGGTCGCTTTACGACGGGGCCGGTGTCACATTTCTTCACGGCAGGGGCTTCCGGAACGCGTCTGGACTCGCAGTCTGCGTTCACGTTCGCCTCCGCGTTCAATACGAGCTTCGTCAATCCGCCACAGGTGGCTTATCCGACGACGTCGTCGCAAGGTGGCAACCTGAACGACCCGCAAACGACGGCACTCACGTTGCTGCGTAGCGTCTCTGCGTCGGACACGCTGGGTTTCTTCAACGACCGCATTTTGGCCACCGTCGGTGTGCGTCATCAATCGATCGGTGTGAACAATTACGGTTACACCGGCGTGCAATCGCTGGCTTACAACGACGCCATCACCACGCCGTTGTTCGGCATCGTCGTCAAGCCGTGGCAGAACGTGTCGTTGTTCGCGAACCGTAGCGAAGGTCTCGCCGCAGGGACGACGGCACCACAGGGGACCGTGAACTACGGTCAGTCGTTGCCGCCGTATCGTTCAAAGCAGATCGAATTCGGGGCGAAGTACGACACGGCGCGTTTCGGTGCGTCGATTGCGTTCTACCAGATCGAAAAACCTTCGGCTTATACGAATGCATCAAACGTCTATGTGGCAGACGGGCTTGAGCGCCACCGCGGCGTCGAAGCGTCGGTGTATGGCAGCCCGGTCAAGAATGTGCGTGTGATTGCCGGGGTGTCGTACATCAACGGCACGTTGCTCAATCAATCGAGCGCGGCGACGAACGGCAATCGTCCGGTCGGCGTGCCGACGTTCCAGTACAACCTCGGTGCGGAGTACGACATTCCCTGGGTACAGGGCCTGACGTTGAACGCGCGCTGGATTCACACGGGCCGTGAGTACGCGAATATTGCGAACACGGCGTCGATTCCGGCATGGGATCGTTTCGACGTGGGCGCGCGCTATGCCACGCAGATTTACGGCAAGTCGACGACGTTCCGTCTGAGCGTGCTCAACGTGACGAACAAGGCGTACTGGTCGAGCGTGTCGTCGAGCAACTATCTGACGCTGGGTGCACCGCGTACATTCCTGCTGTCCATGACGACGGACTTCTAA
- a CDS encoding DUF995 domain-containing protein translates to MVHRFASSFPQPPRITVLATVAALWLPALAAADPMHLSDIKDANGQQLSVDDLRSLMPGAHITNVVQNGSTRKWVNESGGSLNATSDNKGNIGSGGRSVQVAHATGTWSVNDNGSYCVNLEWRALTENWCRFMFKVGDKYYVVTSLANGAAIATEFSIEK, encoded by the coding sequence ATGGTTCACCGCTTCGCTTCTTCTTTCCCTCAGCCCCCTCGCATCACCGTCCTCGCCACGGTCGCTGCTCTCTGGTTGCCTGCGCTCGCCGCCGCCGATCCGATGCATCTATCCGACATCAAAGACGCCAACGGCCAGCAACTCAGCGTCGACGACTTGCGTTCGCTAATGCCCGGCGCTCACATCACTAACGTCGTTCAGAACGGCAGCACACGCAAGTGGGTCAACGAGTCCGGCGGATCGCTCAACGCGACGAGCGATAACAAGGGCAACATCGGATCGGGTGGACGCAGTGTGCAGGTCGCGCATGCCACTGGCACCTGGTCGGTCAACGACAACGGCTCGTATTGCGTGAATCTGGAATGGCGGGCGCTCACCGAAAACTGGTGCCGCTTCATGTTCAAGGTCGGTGACAAATACTACGTCGTCACCTCTCTGGCCAACGGCGCGGCGATTGCGACCGAGTTCAGCATCGAGAAATGA